The Myxococcales bacterium DNA window TGTGCCCCGACGACAACCGCCTGGTCGAGTTCGTCGCCGGGCTGTTGCCTCCGGACGCCAGCCGCGCGCTCGACGATCACGTCGACGGGTGCCCGCGCTGTCGCGAGCTGCTGGCGCTGTACGCGCCGGCGCCGACGGCGGCGGCGGACGAGCCCGCCGGCGGCTGCGCCCGGCCGAGGTCGACGAGCCCGAGGCGCGACCCGCCCGACCGCCGGGGCTGCCCGAGCGCTACGTGCTGCTCGACGTGGTCGGCGCCGGCGCGATGGCGGTGGTGTACGCCGCGTACGATCGCGAGCTCGATCGCAAGATCGCGCTGAAGGTCCTGCGCGAGGGCGGCGCCGACGCCCCCCGCGACGCCGAGCGCACCGCGCGGCTGCGGCGCGAGGCCCAGGCGATGGCGCGCCTCGCGCACCCCAACGTGCTGCCGGTCCATGACGTCGGCACCGTCGGCGACCGCGTCTACCTGACCGCCGAGCTGGTCGCGGGCTCGACGCTGGCGGCGTGGCTCGGCGCGGGCCGCGACTGGCGCGCGATCGTCGGCGTGTTCGTCCAGGCGGGGCGCGGCCTGGCCGCTGCGCACGCCGCCGGCGTCGCGCACCGCGACGTCAAGCCCAGCAACATCCTCGTCGGCGACGACGGTCGGGTCCGGGTCGCCGACTTCGGGCTGGCGCGCACCGCCGCGCTGGCGCAGGGCGACGAGCGCGACGAGCGCGACGAGCGCGACGAGCGCAACGAGCGCGACGAGCGCGATGGTGCGCGCGATGGCGCGCGCGATGGTGCGCGCGATGGCGCGCGGGCCGGCGACCGCGATGGCGCGCGGGCCGGCGACCGCGACGACGCGCGGGCCGGCGATCGCGACAGCCATGACAACGTCGCCGCGCCCGGGCGCGCGGTCGCGATCGATCCGTCGGGCGGGCTCGACCCGGCCTCGACCCGCACCGGCCAGCTGATCGGCACGCCGGCGTACATGGCGCCCGAGCAGCTCGCGGCCGTCAGCACCGGCGACGCGCGCAGCGATCAGTACGGCTTCTGCGTGGCGCTGTTCGAGGCGCTCGACGGGCGCCGACCGTACCTCGCGACCACCGTGCCCGACCTGCTCGCCGCGATGACCGGGCCGGTGCCGCGGCTGCGCGCGGCGGTGCCGGCGACGATCGAGCGCCGCCTGCGGCGGACGCTCGAGCGCGGGCTGGCCCACGCGCCCGCCGACCGCTACCCGGACATGACCGCGCTGGTCGACGAGCTCGAGGCCACGCTGCGGCCGCGGCGACGACGGTGGGCGCTGATCGCCGCGGCGCCGGTGGCCGCGCTCGCGCTCGTGCTGGTCGTGGGTCGCGGCGCGCCGGCGAGCGCGGCGTGTCACGTCGACGCCGAGCTGGCGACGGTGTGGCACCCGGACGCGCGGACCGCGCTCGCGGCCGCGTTCGCCGCCAGCGGGCACCCCGACGGCGCGGCGATCGCCCAGCGCACGATCGCGCGGCTCGACGGCTACGCCGCGGGCTGGATCGCGATGCGCGCCGACGCCTGCCGCGCGACCCACGTGCGCCGGACCCAGTCGGCCGCCGCGCTCGACCTGCGCACCCGCTGCCTCGACGATCGCCGCGCCGAGCTG harbors:
- a CDS encoding zf-HC2 domain-containing protein; the protein is MMCPDDNRLVEFVAGLLPPDASRALDDHVDGCPRCRELLALYAPAPTAAADEPAGGCARPRSTSPRRDPPDRRGCPSATCCSTWSAPARWRWCTPRTIASSIARSR